Within Candidatus Bathyarchaeia archaeon, the genomic segment TCTCTCACCATCTCTTCAGGGCTGAGCGTGAAAACGTTGAATAGTATGCCATCATATGTTTCATATTCCTTGACAATCCCTTTGACGTCTTTGAAAAGCGCCTCAAACCTCACCTCGGTCGAGTTAAAACTAAACGTTGAAAAAATGGAGTTTTTTGTCGTCCTTTTTTTAGCACCTTAAAACCCGCTTTCTTCAACTCCCCAAAGAACCTCTCGACCTTCTCAAGGTTTCTTTCTATGTATGCATCTACATCTTCTGAAAACCTGTTTCCGGAGTAGCATCGCCATATCGCGGTTCCGCCGTGGAGGATGCTTCTGGGAAATACTCGGTATAAGGTTTCCACGATCACGTCCTGTAGCATCGCGACTCTCTTATGTGTTTCTCTTTTCATTTTCCTTTGTAGCGGGATCCTTTTTTCCATGCATGCACCATACTTAGATCGATCAACCTAACTTATAAATCATTATATGTTTGGTTAATCTGCTTATGAAAAGCTCTAGTCGACGTTTCCACTCCGGGAAAACTAAGCGAGACTAATCTTTAATAAAATTAATATAACGCCGGTTAACATTGGACGCGGCGTGGCTAAATTTTATTAACGTTACCGTCTTAACGTACAAGCTTACAGCTTGAAAAGAGTTGTGGTGAGCGTTGAGTGCGCCGTGGAAGACGGATAAATGGTGGGTTAGCCCATTAAACTTCCTGGAAGAAGTTAGAGGACATGTCAATTTGCCTGAGAAGGTTGTTTTCCATGACATCACCTTGAGGGATGGGGAGCAGCAGGCAGGCATCGTTTTCACAAGGGAGGACAAGGTTCTTGTAGCGCGATTGCTGGACGAGGTGGGTGTTCAAAGGATTGAAGCAGGCATGCCCGCGGTATCCGATGAAGATAAAGCCGCCGTGGAGGAGATCGCCAACTCGGGGCTTAGAGCTGAGGTTTACTGCTTCGCCAGATGCATGAAAAGGGATGTTGAACTCGCCTACGAATGCGGCGTTGACGGCGTGGTGATGGAGATTCCAGCGAGCGATCATATCATTGAATCAGCTTATAAATGGCCGCTGGAGAAGGCGATTCAGCTGCCCGTTGAGGCTACGAGGTACGCTTATGAGAAGGGTTTGAAGGTAACCTTCTTCACCATCGACTCCACGAGGGCAGACCTAAACTGGTGGTTTAAAATCATTGAGACCGTGGCTGAGCAGGGCCACATGGACGCGTTGGTGGTCGTCGACACCTTCGGGGTCTGCACGCCTGAGGCCATCAAATACTTTGTAGGCAAAGCTAAGGAGAGGATGGATAAGCCTATAGAAATTCACTGTCACAACGACTTTGGTTTGGCGGCCATCAACACCATCGCCGGCCTATCGGCTGGCGCGGAGGTAGCTCATACAACGGTGAACGCCATAGGGGAGAGGATTGGCAACGCGGCCTTTGAGGAGGTCGCGTTAATCCTAGAGGTGTTGTATGGTAAGAGGCTTGGTTTGAAATACGAGAAGCTATACGAGCTTTCCAAAACCGTGGAGAAACTCTCAAAGGTGTCCATGCCTCCTCATAAACCCATCGTAGGAGATGGAGCGTTTAAGGTTGAGTCAGGCATCGTGGCATCGTGGCTTTTGGAAGTGTTGGATTCCAATCCAATGGTGTTGTTTCCATTCCACTGGACCCTCGTCGGGCAACCGCCGCCTCAAATCGTCTTGGGGAAGAAGAGCGGCAAGGACTCAATCGCATACAAGTTAAAGCAGATGAACATTCCGTTTTCTGATGAAGCCGCCTTAAAGATCCTGATGGATGTGAAGCTTGAGTCGATAAGGTTGAAGCGTCCCCTCAACGATGAGGAGTTTCAAACCATAATAAAGAGGCATTTGTAGGATTTATATGGTGGAGGCGAGGCTTCTTTTAAGCTCTTCAGCAGCGGATTCAATTTCCTTAATCGACACTTCATCCTCAATCGTGGAGTAGTCGCCTAGGGGCTGATTGGTTAACACGGCCTTTATCAGCCTCCGCATGATCTTTCCGCTCCTCGTCTTAGGCAACACGTTCACGAAGTTTACGTCCATAACTATGATTGGCCCTAACTCTTTCCTCACCAGCTGAACTAGCTCCCCCTTAAGCTGTTCGTCGGCCTGGTGACCTGACTTCAAGACCACGAAGGCTGAGGCCACCTCACCTCTTAACTCATCAGGCCTACCCACTACAGCCGCCTCTGCCACTGCTGGATGGTTGAGGATGACGCTTTCCACCTCGATTGTCCCGACCCTATGCCCCGCGATTTTAATCACCTCGTCCATCCGGCCGGCGAAGTAGAAGTATCCATCTTCATCCCTCTCCGCCGCGTCGCCGGTGTAGTAGCAGTTTGGAATTCGACTCCAATAGTCCCTCACGTAGCGCTCATCATCCTTCCACAGGGTGGGTGTCAACCCGGGAAAAGGCCTTCTGCAAACGAAATGCCCTTTCACACCGGGTGGTAGCGACTTCCCAGAATCGTCTACGATGTCCGCGTCTATGCCGGGCAGAGGAATCGTGGCTGAGCCGGGTTTAATCGGCATCAAACATATTCCATAGGGGTTACCGACCATGGGCCCGCTGCTTTCGGTCTGCCACATGTGGTCGATGACTGGAACCCTGTCATCCAACACCTTTTTTTGAAGCCACTCCCAGGCTGGGGGGTTTAACACCTCCCCAGCTG encodes:
- a CDS encoding pyruvate carboxyltransferase; the encoded protein is MSAPWKTDKWWVSPLNFLEEVRGHVNLPEKVVFHDITLRDGEQQAGIVFTREDKVLVARLLDEVGVQRIEAGMPAVSDEDKAAVEEIANSGLRAEVYCFARCMKRDVELAYECGVDGVVMEIPASDHIIESAYKWPLEKAIQLPVEATRYAYEKGLKVTFFTIDSTRADLNWWFKIIETVAEQGHMDALVVVDTFGVCTPEAIKYFVGKAKERMDKPIEIHCHNDFGLAAINTIAGLSAGAEVAHTTVNAIGERIGNAAFEEVALILEVLYGKRLGLKYEKLYELSKTVEKLSKVSMPPHKPIVGDGAFKVESGIVASWLLEVLDSNPMVLFPFHWTLVGQPPPQIVLGKKSGKDSIAYKLKQMNIPFSDEAALKILMDVKLESIRLKRPLNDEEFQTIIKRHL
- a CDS encoding nucleotidyl transferase AbiEii/AbiGii toxin family protein, yielding MEKRIPLQRKMKRETHKRVAMLQDVIVETLYRVFPRSILHGGTAIWRCYSGNRFSEDVDAYIERNLEKVERFFGELKKAGFKVLKKGRQKTPFFQRLVLTRPR